The following proteins come from a genomic window of Trifolium pratense cultivar HEN17-A07 linkage group LG4, ARS_RC_1.1, whole genome shotgun sequence:
- the LOC123920128 gene encoding uncharacterized protein LOC123920128 — MSLAFTNLSWWLWSGKHQEPRISKGTSINSSTDLNMLESEVMRFPLVQTNIGSSSRKVKRKWNSREERKVDREYDVVLVPSDGGCVSGSDSDDSDWSIGWMEPHGPGFPSDDETDNSFAVLVPCYGREFGGRIEEGTKTNLLNGVGNFLDSYSDESKKYVENWLSSLRNT; from the exons ATGTCGTTGGCTTTCACAAATCTTTCATGGTGGTTATGGAGTGGAAAACATCAAGAACCAAGAATCTCAAAAGGGACTTCAATAAATTCTTCAACAGATTTGAATATGTTGGAATCTGAGGTAATGAGATTTCCTTTGGTTCAAACAAACATAGGATCTTCGTCGAGAAAGGTGAAGAGAAAATGGAATAGTAGGGAAGAGAGGAAAGTAGATAGGGAATATGATGTTGTTCTTGTTCCATCTGATGGTGGATGTGTTTCTGGTTCTGACTCTGATGATTCTGATTGGTCAATTGGATGGATGGAACCTCATGGACCTGGTTTTCCCAGTGATGATGAAACTGATAATAGTTTCGCAGTTTTGGTTCCTTGTTATGGAAGAGAATTTGGTGGTAGGATTGAGGAGGGTACAAAAACCAACTTACTTAATGGTGTTGGCAATTTTTTGGATAGTTATTCTGATg AAAGCAAGAAATATGTGGAAAACTGGCTATCTTCTCTTCGAAATACCTGA
- the LOC123920133 gene encoding pentatricopeptide repeat-containing protein At3g25210, mitochondrial-like, with amino-acid sequence MAMSIINIITTKRIFNIPLLHSTFSLLSSSFSTTTPTSSSPSKTPLEKQFESWINHLKPGFTPADVNNALASQSDPDLALDIFRWTSQQRSYKHTSLTYLTIINHLITSRHYQQAETLVEEVIAGACDPTLPLYNTIIRFCCSRKFLFNRAFDVYNKMLNSQDCKPNLETYTLLFNSLLRRFNKLNVCYVYLHSVRSLTKQMKANGVIPDIFVLNMIIKAYSKCLELDEAIRVFREMGLYACEPNGYSYSYIAKGLCEKGRVEQGFGFYKEMRVKCLVPSTSAYVIIVCSLALERRFEDAIEVMFDMLSNSRSPDHLTYKTVLEGLCREGRVDDAFELLDECKKRDFYMNEKMYKTLFNDLQFVCTD; translated from the coding sequence ATGGCCATGtccatcatcaacatcatcaccaCAAAACGCATCTTCAATATACCCCTTCTTCATTCCACCTTCTCTCTACTCTCCTCCTCCTTCTCCACCACCACCCCAACATCCTCATCCCCATCAAAAACCCCTCTAGAAAAACAATTCGAATCATGGATCAACCACCTCAAACCTGGTTTCACCCCTGCCGATGTTAATAATGCTTTAGCCTCCCAATCCGATCCCGATCTCGCTCTTGACATTTTCCGTTGGACATCCCAACAACGTTCCTACAAACACACTTCCTTAACCTACTTAACCATCATCAACCACCTCATCACTTCTCGCCATTACCAACAAGCCGAAACCCTAGTAGAAGAAGTAATTGCGGGCGCGTGTGATCCCACGCTCCCTCTTTATAACACCATCATCCGTTTTTGTTGTAGCCGCAAGTTCCTCTTTAACCGTGCATTTGATGTTTATAACAAAATGTTAAACTCACAAGATTGTAAACCTAATCTTGAAACGTATACtttattgttcaactcacttttacgCAGGTTTAATAAATTGAATGTTTGTTATGTTTATTTACATTCGGTTCGGTCCTTGACTAAGCAAATGAAGGCTAATGGTGTGATACctgatatttttgttttgaatatgATTATTAAAGCTTATTCTAAGTGTTTAGAGCTTGATGAGGCGATTAGGGTTTTTCGGGAAATGGGGTTGTATGCTTGTGAGCCTAATGGTTATAGTTATAGTTATATTGCTAAGGGTTTGTGTGAGAAAGGGAGGGTGGAACAAGGTTTTGGGTTTTATAAGGAAATGAGGGTTAAGTGTTTGGTTCCTAGTACTAGTGCTTATGTGATTATTGTTTGCAGTCTTGCGTTGGAACGGAGGTTTGAGGATGCTATTGAGGTTATGTTTGATATGTTGAGTAATTCTAGGTCACCGGATCATCTTACTTATAAGACTGTTTTGGAAGGACTGTGTCGTGAAGGAAGGGTTGATGATGCTTTTGAATTGCTTGATGAATGTAAGAAGAGGGATTTTTATATGAATGAGAAGATGTACAAGACTTTGTTCAATGATTTGCAGTTTGTGTGCACGGACTAG
- the LOC123922391 gene encoding uncharacterized protein LOC123922391, whose protein sequence is MEFSGLKNLSTLVLDAVFVKQNLLQGLFSNCIHLVDFTLDKCAFGSDLQIISSTLFHLKIIDCAYNYNCFSPCKIYIDASDLSSFEYSGQRTRLLFFEVPSLLKVFYNAAVRRNHGHYFGPIRRLHQVDNLVMITSHSQIAKLKKDLGQFQNLKQLELFIDEANDPNMGYYSILDVLMAYQHLEKLSLTL, encoded by the exons ATGGAATTTTCTGGATTGAAGAATTTGAGTACTCTTGTGTTGGATGCAGTTTTTGTGAAGCAGAATCTACTTCAGGGTCTGTTTTCAAATTGTATCCATCTTGTAGACTTCACTCTCGATAAATGTGCCTTCGGTTCCGACTTGCAAATAATCAGTTCGACATTGtttcatttgaaaataattgatTGTGCCTATAACTACAACTGTTTCTCTCCTTGTAAGATATATATTGATGCATCGGATCTCTCATCCTTTGAATACAGTGGTCAAAGGACGAGGCTATTATTTTTTGAAGTGCCAAGCTTATTGAAAGTCTTTTACAATGCAGCTGTAAGAAGGAATCATGGACATTACTTCGGTCCAATTCGAAGATTACATCAAGTTGACAATCTAGTTATGATCACAAGTCATTCACAG ATAGCAAAATTAAAGAAGGACTTGGGTCaatttcaaaatctcaaacaatTGGAGTTATTTATTGACGAAGCAAATGATCCTAATATGGGATACTATTCGATTTTAGATGTTTTAATGGCCTATCAACATCTTGAAAAACTTTCTTTGACG CTATAG
- the LOC123920129 gene encoding protein NETWORKED 2A-like yields the protein MLQRAASNAYSWWWASHIRTKQSKWLDQCLQDMEEKVTDTLRVLQNEGDSFSQRAEMYYRKRPELVEFVEEAFRAYKALAERYDHLSRELQSANRTIASVFPDQVPCQIDDDEDDESDTGTIPPSPDHNSQFQKSPTIPKVPKIPKKDFRSPSMLLSRKGPTIKRSPSVYVPAQRSGLTKAEALGEIDKLQKEILALQTEKEFVRSVYERAYEKYWEIEDHITGTQKSVCSLQDEFGVGTVIEDDDARALMAATALKSCQETLSKLQKIQAQSSIEAKVEYERVRKAHEMFESLRDQFISKFMHQEEHEHVEKCKSIISEEQKHIDEEIASLEQQENDVVLLRETIKEKLAQDSANSLTVTEMAECIDELVNKVVTLETAVSSQTGMVNRLRSETNELQTNIKKLEEDKEILKAGAEATNKKLKEFEEELLRVKILNKSVKSQDNSLRTHFTEASCNIEHLSGKLNNMKHDVDDVNLVLYKKKKTNSDVDDSIMKDVNTIDKSGGANLDAKNSIMSQNTNFITERIEKMGQHEKDDLSDTVSNLEIESHDLETGEGDQPNWRQMFLSGLDDREKILLEEYTSVLRNYKDVRVKLNDVEKKNRDSIFELALELREMKSALVTKDKEIQFLNQKINCPDSNPDESPYTTATEYKYTPNEALLRKSGQGSNIQEIDISSLTTSYADQHNQKSPTLGLKMTLEKLMADQDKRHTLSDLEKKFRSDIDDLLEENLEFWLRFSTSVHQIQKFQNSIQDLKAELKTIKENNKSEGHSHSKHHQSAQSQLRPIFRHLREIRTELSLWLEHNAVLQDELQGRYSSLCNIQDEIARAAVKNAQPNGEKVGEIISGYQAAKFQGEILNMKQENSKVASELQAGLSLVKGMKIDVDKTLDELDQDIGISSVHSDTTKKSTSSKGTRIPLRSFLFGVKLKRQKHHQSSSSVSSASSLFACVNPALNKQYSINEHAPAPIEREEEDDI from the exons atgttacaAAGGGCAGCAAGCAATGCATATTCATGGTGGTGGGCTAGCCACATTAGAACAAAGCAATCAAAATGGTTGGATCAATGTCTCCAAG ATATGGAGGAGAAGGTGACTGACACATTAAGAGTCTTACAAAATGAAGGAGACTCATTTTCACAAAGAGCAGAAATGTATTACAGAAAAAGGCCAGAGCTTGTTGAATTTGTTGAAGAAGCCTTTAGAGCATATAAAGCCTTAGCAGAAAGATATGATCATTTATCAAGAGAACTTCAAAGTGCAAATAGAACAATTGCAAGTGTCTTCCCTGATCAAGTTCCATGCCAAATCGATGATGACGAAGACGACGAAAGTGACACAGGAACAATCCCACCATCTCCTGACCACAACAGCCAATTTCAGAAATCACCAACTATTCCAAAAGTTCCAAAGATTCCAAAGAAAGATTTTCGAAGTCCTTCGATGTTGTTATCGCGAAAAGGTCCAACAATTAAGAGAAGTCCTTCTGTTTACGTTCCTGCTCAAAGATCAGGTCTTACCAAAGCTGAAGCATTAGGTGAAATCGACAAACTTCAGAAAGAGATTTTAGCGTTGCAGACCGAGAAAGAGTTTGTGAGAAGCGTGTACGAGCGTGCATACGAAAAGTACTGGGAAATCGAAGATCATATAACAGGTACGCAGAAAAGTGTTTGCAGTTTGCAAGATGAATTCGGTGTCGGTACTGTCATTGAAGACGATGATGCTAGAGCCTTAATGGCAGCAACGGCATTGAAATCGTGTCAAGAGACACTTTCAaagcttcaaaagattcaagcaCAATCATCCATAGAAGCGAAAGTTGAATATGAAAGGGTTAGAAAAGCTCATGAGATGTTTGAGAGTCTTAGAGATCAATTTATCAGTAAATTCATGCATCAAGAAGAACATGAACATGTCGAAAAATGTAAGAGCATAATAAGTGAAGAACAGAAACACATTGATGAAGAGATAGCTAGTTTGGAACAACAAGAGAACGACGTTGTTTTGTTGAGAGAAACTATTAAAGAAAAATTGGCACAAGATTCTGCAAACTCTCTTACCGTCACCGAAATGGCCGAATGCATCGATGAGCTTGTGAACAAGGTTGTTACATTGGAAACCGCGGTGTCTTCTCAAACTGGTATGGTTAATCGATTGAGATCAGAAACCAATGAACTTCAAACAAATATAAAGAAATTAGAAGAGGACAAGGAAATTCTTAAAGCAGGAGCAGAAGCTACTAATAAGAAGCTAAAAGAATTTGAAGAGGAATTGTTGAGAGTGAAGATTCTTAACAAAAGTGTTAAATCACAAGATAATAGCCTCCGAACACATTTTACCGAAGCTAGTTGTAATATTGAGCATTTATCCGGAAAGTTAAATAATATGAAACATGATGTGGATGATGTGAATTTAGTACTttacaagaagaagaaaactaaTTCTGATGTTGATGATTCTATTATGAAGGATGTTAATACAATAGACAAAAGTGGCGGTGCAAATTTGGATGCTAAGAACTCTATTATGAGTCAAAATACTAATTTTATTACTGAAAGGATTGAAAAAATGGGACAACATGAGAAAGATGATTTGTCTGATACAGTTAGCAATCTTGAAATTGAATCACATGATTTGGAGACAGGTGAGGGTGATCAACCAAATTGGAGGCAAATGTTTTTGAGTGGTTTGGACGATAGAGAGAAAATTCTGTTGGAGGAGTATACATCTGTTTTGAGAAACTATAAAGATGTTAGAGTGAAGCTTAATGatgttgaaaagaaaaatagggACAGCATTTTTGAGTTAGCACTTGAG TTAAGGGAAATGAAGAGTGCTCTTGTGACAAAGGACAAAGAGATacaatttttaaatcaaaagataaattgTCCAGACTCAAATCCAGATGAAAGTCCATACACAACAGCAACAGAATACAAATACACACCGAATGAAGCACTTTTGAGAAAATCGGGTCAAGGATCCAACATACAGGAGATAGATATTTCAtctctaacaacatcttatgcAGACCAACATAATCAAAAGTCACCAACCCTTGGCCTCAAAATGACCCTTGAGAAGCTCATGGCAGACCAAGACAAGCGGCACACCCTTTCGGATTTAGAAAAGAAATTCCGTTCGGACATCGACGACCTCCTCGAAGAAAATCTTGAGTTTTGGCTAAGATTTAGCACCTCAGTTCATCAAATTCAAAAGTTTCAAAACTCAATTCAGGACTTAAAAGCAGAACTGAAGACAATAAAGGAAAACAACAAATCCGAAGGACATTCCCATTCAAAACATCATCAATCTGCACAATCTCAACTTAGGCCGATTTTCCGACATTTAAGAGAGATTAGAACTGAGTTATCTCTTTGGCTTGAACACAATGCAGTGTTACAGGATGAACTACAAGGTAGATATTCATCATTATGCAACATTCAAGATGAAATTGCAAGAGCAGCTGTTAAAAATGCACAACCTAATGGTGAAAAAGTTGGTGAGATAATAAGTGGTTATCAAGCTGCAAAGTTTCAAGGTGAGATTCTTAACATGAAACAAGAAAATAGTAAAGTTGCAAGTGAATTACAAGCTGGTCTTAGTCTTGTGAAAGGAATGAAAATTGATGTTGACAAGACACTTGATGAACTTGATCAAGATATTGGGATTAGTAGTGTTCATAGTGACACAACAAAAAAGAGCACATCATCAAAAGGTACTAGAATACCTTTGAGGTCTTTCTTGTTTGGTGTTAAATTAAAGAGACAAAAGCAtcatcaatcatcatcatcagtaTCATCAGCATCATCACTGTTTGCTTGTGTCAATCCTGCACTGAATAAACAATATAGTATCAATGAACATGCACCAGCTCCAATAGAGAGAGAGGAGGAGgatgatatttga